In the Wyeomyia smithii strain HCP4-BCI-WySm-NY-G18 chromosome 2, ASM2978416v1, whole genome shotgun sequence genome, one interval contains:
- the LOC129723853 gene encoding pupal cuticle protein Edg-78E-like: MFKLVIIISLIALALAFPLGPIVVKNSEADAQILSYENVVHDDGHFGWSYQTSNGISAHEEGQGAHAANGMFTSTGPDGTQYRVQYVADEAGYRAEGAHLPTPPPTPDHVLKSLEQIRANPPRDQKDFSLEALDATIARLRH, translated from the exons atgtttaaattg GTTATAATTATATCACTGATAGCCCTTGCGCTAGCCTTTCCACTGGGCCCAATTGTGGTGAAAAATTCGGAAGCCGATGCACAGATCCTGTCGTACGAAAATGTCGTCCACGATGATGGACACTTCGGTTGGTCGTACCAAACAAGCAACGGAATCAGTGCCCACGAAGAGGGTCAAGGTGCGCACGCCGCGAACGGAATGTTCACCTCCACCGGACCGGACGGCACACAGTATCGGGTGCAGTACGTAGCCGACGAGGCCGGATACCGGGCCGAAGGTGCCCATCTGCCAACCCCGCCACCAACGCCGGATCATGTGCTGAAATCGCTCGAGCAGATCCGAGCCAATCCACCCCGAGATCAGAAAGACTTCAGCCTGGAAGCGCTGGATGCCACCATTGCGCGACTGAGGCACTGA